In Terriglobales bacterium, a single window of DNA contains:
- a CDS encoding sensor domain-containing diguanylate cyclase: MTEGTAENTVQMAELAIFHDVARALTSSLNLDQVLETIMKKMAEYFRPETWSLLMVDEVKDELYFAIAVGEVAETLKTVRLKVGEGLAGWVAKHGESLIVPDVYKDPRFAKRIDEMTKWKTRSIISVPLKSKQKVLGVIQLINCDMAAFGDRQLFCLQALSDYAAIAIDNARAVEKIQELTITDDVTGLYNARHLYKVLEAEVYRSARFGYEFSVIFIDLDHFKMVNDTHGHLAGSKLLGEVGFKVKIHLRLIDFAFRYGGDEFVIVLPQTGKESALNVARRLQDVFRQSLFLQEDNMNLKVRASMGIASYPDDAKSAHEIIRQADEMMYMVKNTTRDNIAVTQLGLLK; the protein is encoded by the coding sequence ATGACCGAGGGTACAGCCGAGAACACGGTCCAGATGGCCGAACTGGCCATCTTCCACGACGTGGCTCGCGCTCTGACTTCCTCCCTGAACCTCGACCAGGTCCTGGAAACCATCATGAAGAAGATGGCTGAGTACTTCCGGCCGGAGACCTGGTCCCTGCTGATGGTGGACGAGGTCAAGGACGAGCTCTACTTCGCCATCGCCGTAGGCGAAGTGGCGGAAACGCTGAAGACCGTCCGCCTGAAGGTGGGCGAGGGGCTGGCCGGCTGGGTAGCCAAGCACGGCGAGTCGCTCATCGTGCCCGACGTCTACAAGGACCCGCGCTTCGCCAAACGCATCGACGAGATGACCAAGTGGAAGACGCGCTCCATCATCTCCGTGCCGCTGAAGTCCAAGCAGAAAGTGCTGGGCGTCATCCAGCTCATCAACTGTGACATGGCCGCGTTCGGCGACCGCCAGCTCTTCTGCCTGCAGGCGCTCAGCGATTACGCCGCCATCGCCATCGACAACGCCCGCGCGGTGGAGAAGATCCAGGAACTGACCATCACCGACGACGTCACTGGCCTCTACAACGCCCGCCACCTGTACAAGGTGCTGGAGGCCGAGGTCTATCGCTCGGCGCGCTTCGGATACGAGTTCAGCGTCATCTTCATCGACCTGGACCACTTCAAGATGGTCAACGACACCCACGGGCACCTAGCCGGCTCCAAGCTTCTGGGCGAGGTCGGCTTCAAGGTGAAGATCCACCTGCGGCTGATTGATTTCGCTTTCCGCTACGGCGGCGATGAGTTCGTCATCGTGCTGCCCCAGACCGGCAAGGAAAGCGCGCTCAACGTGGCCCGCCGCCTGCAGGACGTCTTCCGCCAAAGCCTCTTCCTTCAGGAGGACAACATGAACCTGAAGGTACGCGCTTCCATGGGCATCGCCTCATACCCTGATGACGCCAAGAGTGCTCATGAGATCATCCGTCAGGCCGACGAAATGATGTACATGGTGAAGAACACCACCCGCGACAATATTGCGGTCACGCAACTCGGATTGTTGAAGTAA
- a CDS encoding helix-turn-helix domain-containing protein, with protein sequence MGTFGQRLKREREMRGIGLEEIASATKIGIRMLRALEDERFDLLPGGIFNKGFVRAYAKHVGIDEEQAVADFLVATGETPVSAPVEPQPAARPVPEASRWVIAAALVVVLALAAFVVWRWNSARLPEPAGSSLSNGAVARPEPASAPVASPTTAATAPTSVAAAPEEVTQAEPFTLRIHALRECWVLAVADGQREEWTLPADSERVIRAHQSIVLKVGNAGGVELAFNEQMLEPLGAENETRTLTFTAQGARPGPPEPLEAQPLRSE encoded by the coding sequence ATGGGCACCTTCGGTCAGCGTTTGAAGCGCGAGCGCGAAATGCGCGGCATCGGCCTGGAGGAAATCGCCTCGGCTACCAAGATCGGCATCCGCATGCTGCGCGCCTTGGAAGACGAGCGCTTCGATCTCTTGCCGGGGGGCATTTTCAACAAGGGATTCGTGCGCGCCTATGCCAAGCATGTCGGCATTGACGAAGAGCAGGCCGTGGCCGACTTCCTGGTAGCCACCGGCGAAACGCCTGTGTCGGCCCCCGTCGAGCCGCAGCCGGCCGCGCGGCCGGTGCCGGAAGCGTCGCGCTGGGTCATCGCCGCTGCGCTGGTCGTGGTGCTGGCCCTGGCCGCATTCGTGGTGTGGAGATGGAACAGCGCACGGCTGCCCGAGCCCGCCGGCAGTTCGCTTTCGAATGGCGCGGTGGCGCGTCCAGAGCCGGCCTCGGCTCCGGTCGCGAGCCCGACAACGGCCGCGACTGCGCCCACCTCCGTCGCAGCGGCGCCTGAGGAAGTGACGCAGGCGGAGCCGTTCACGCTGCGCATCCACGCCCTCCGCGAGTGCTGGGTGCTGGCCGTCGCCGACGGCCAGCGCGAGGAGTGGACCCTGCCCGCCGACAGCGAAAGGGTGATCCGCGCGCACCAGAGCATCGTGCTGAAGGTCGGTAATGCCGGTGGAGTCGAGTTGGCTTTCAATGAACAGATGCTCGAGCCCCTGGGAGCGGAGAACGAGACCCGCACGCTGACGTTCACGGCTCAAGGGGCACGACCTGGACCGCCGGAGCCGCTAGAAGCGCAACCTTTGCGCTCTGAGTAG